One genomic window of Arvicola amphibius chromosome 4, mArvAmp1.2, whole genome shotgun sequence includes the following:
- the Ankrd40 gene encoding LOW QUALITY PROTEIN: ankyrin repeat domain-containing protein 40 (The sequence of the model RefSeq protein was modified relative to this genomic sequence to represent the inferred CDS: inserted 1 base in 1 codon), translating into MNALLEQKEQQERLREAAALGDIREVQKLVESGVDVNSQNEVNGWTCLHWACKRNHGQVVSYLLKSGADRDILTTKGEMPVQLTSRREIRKIMGVEETDDDDELPQLKKESDLPFVPNYLANPAFPFIYTSAAEDSTQLQNGGPSTPPASPPADGSPPLLPPTEPPLLGAFPRDHTSLALVQNGDISAPSAILRTPESXKPGPVCQPPVSQNRSLFSSVPSKPPVSLEPQNGTYAGPAPAFQPFFFTGAFPFNMQELVLKVRIQNPSLRENDFIEIELDRQELTYQELLRVSCCELGVNPDQVEKIRKLPNTLLRKDKRCGPTSGFPGAGAGSDDK; encoded by the exons ATGAACGCCCTCCTAgagcagaaggagcagcaggagagGCTGCGGGAGGCAGCGGCCCTGGGGGACATTCGGGAGGTGCAGAAACTGGTGGAGAGCGGGGTGGATGTGAACTCCCAAAATGAGGTCAACGGCTG GACTTGTTTACACTGGGCATGTAAGCGCAACCATGGCCAGGTGGTCTCTTACCTGCTAAAATCAGGGGCTGACAGAGACATTCTTACAACAAAAGGGGAAATGCCAGTGCAGTTAACATCAAGAAGAGAAATCAGAAAGATTATGGGAG tggaagaaactgatgatgatgatgagctCCCCCAGCTGAAGAAGGAGTCAGATCTGCCCTTTGTTCCCAACTATCTGGCCAACCCAGCCTTCCCTTTTATCTACACGTCCGCAGCAGAAGACTCCACCCAGCTGCAGAATGGGGGCCCCTCCACACCTCCAGCATCACCCCCTGCAGACGGCTCACCGCCATTGCTGCCCCCCACAGAACCTCCTCTGCTAGGGGCCTTTCCTAGGGACCACACCTCTTTAGCACTGGTTCAGAATGGTGATATTTCTGCCCCCTCTGCCATACTCAGAACACCAGAAA ACAAACCTGGTCCTGTGTGTCAGCCACCAGTGAGTCAGAACcgctcccttttctcctctgtcccATCTAAGCCACCGGTGTCTCTGGAGCCTCAAAATGGGACATATGCAGGACCAGCGCCAGCATTTCAGCCGTTTTTCTTCACTGGAGCGTTTCCATTTAATATGCAAG aGCTGGTACTCAAGGTGAGGATTCAGAACCCATCTCTTCGGGAAAATGATTTCATTGAAATTGAACTGGATCGACAGGAGCTCACCTACCAAGAACTGCTCAGAGTGAGCTGCTGTGAGCTGGGTGTTAATCCAGACCAAGTGGAAAAGATCAGGAAGTTACCCAATACTCTGCTGAGAAAG GACAAAAGATGTGGCCCGACTTCAGGATTTCCAGGAGCTGGAGCTGGTTCTGATGATAAGTGA